In one Actinomyces trachealis genomic region, the following are encoded:
- a CDS encoding DnaJ C-terminal domain-containing protein, with the protein MASQDWMTKDFYAVLGVSKDADAAAIKKAYRTLAKKYHPDRNPGDEAAAERFKNIGEAYAVLSDEGERKQYDAIRSMAGGGARFTSGSGGAGGAGFEDILSSMFGASSASYGGRPGAEPDIDDLLRMFGGQASPTRKNGRPGTFDFGFGGFGGRSQVQRGADVTTTVTLPLRDAVSGTDAELTADGRTTRVRIPAGVTDGKKIRLRGKGRPGSHGGESGDMIVTIKVAEHPVYGFDGTNLTMHLPVTLTEAALGADIEVPLLDGATARMRVKAGTASGTTMRLRGKGPKSKGGKPCDVLVTLEVAVPKRLSKEAKQALQAFDAAMGETDPRAALREVATR; encoded by the coding sequence ATGGCCAGCCAGGACTGGATGACCAAAGACTTCTACGCGGTCCTCGGCGTCAGCAAGGACGCCGACGCCGCCGCCATCAAAAAGGCCTACCGCACGCTCGCCAAGAAGTACCACCCGGACCGCAACCCCGGGGACGAGGCTGCGGCAGAGCGCTTCAAGAACATCGGTGAGGCCTACGCCGTCCTGTCCGATGAGGGGGAGCGCAAGCAGTACGACGCCATCCGCTCCATGGCTGGCGGCGGCGCCCGCTTCACCTCCGGCAGCGGCGGTGCAGGAGGCGCCGGGTTTGAGGACATCCTGTCCTCCATGTTCGGGGCCTCCTCCGCCAGCTACGGGGGCCGCCCCGGCGCCGAGCCCGACATCGACGACCTGCTGCGCATGTTCGGCGGCCAGGCCAGCCCCACCCGCAAGAACGGTCGCCCCGGCACCTTCGACTTCGGCTTCGGTGGCTTCGGTGGGCGCAGCCAGGTGCAGCGCGGCGCGGACGTGACCACCACCGTCACCCTCCCCCTGCGCGACGCCGTCTCCGGCACGGACGCAGAGCTAACCGCCGACGGCCGCACCACCCGCGTGCGCATCCCTGCTGGCGTGACCGACGGCAAAAAGATCCGCCTGCGCGGCAAGGGCCGCCCCGGCAGCCACGGCGGGGAGAGTGGTGACATGATCGTCACCATCAAGGTGGCGGAGCATCCGGTCTACGGCTTCGACGGCACCAACCTGACCATGCACCTGCCGGTCACCCTGACCGAGGCCGCTCTGGGAGCGGATATCGAGGTGCCGTTGCTCGACGGCGCCACCGCCCGCATGCGCGTCAAGGCCGGCACTGCCTCCGGCACCACCATGCGCCTGCGCGGCAAGGGCCCCAAGTCCAAGGGGGGCAAGCCCTGCGACGTGCTGGTCACCCTGGAGGTGGCCGTGCCCAAACGCCTGTCCAAGGAAGCCAAGCAGGCCTTGCAGGCATTCGACGCCGCCATGGGGGAGACCGATCCCCGTGCGGCGCTCCGTGAGGTGGCCACCAGATGA
- a CDS encoding Rv0909 family putative TA system antitoxin has protein sequence MGLDDLKKKASELVDEDKIEAASDKALDAAQGIAKKVTGGKFDEKIDAARDAADNAIGK, from the coding sequence ATGGGACTTGATGACCTGAAGAAGAAGGCTTCCGAGCTCGTTGATGAAGACAAGATCGAGGCTGCCTCCGACAAGGCGCTTGACGCTGCCCAGGGCATCGCCAAGAAGGTCACCGGTGGCAAGTTCGACGAGAAGATCGACGCCGCCCGCGACGCCGCGGACAACGCGATCGGCAAGTGA
- a CDS encoding heat shock protein transcriptional repressor HspR, whose protein sequence is MRRAGQGLGFPAADAAERAVYVISVAADLAGMHPQTLRQYDRLGLVIPARTSGRGRRYSHRDVERLRRVQALSQEGINLEGIRRILELERAVERLELENRALRLRQAAVERFFAAAADGEVQVVSGPPRAARTPSTRV, encoded by the coding sequence ATGAGGCGCGCCGGCCAGGGACTCGGCTTCCCCGCCGCCGACGCGGCTGAACGGGCGGTCTACGTGATCTCCGTGGCCGCAGACCTGGCTGGCATGCACCCGCAGACCCTGCGTCAGTACGACCGCCTGGGCCTAGTCATTCCCGCCCGCACGAGTGGACGCGGCCGCCGCTACTCCCATCGCGACGTCGAGCGGTTACGCCGTGTGCAGGCCCTCAGCCAGGAGGGCATCAACCTAGAAGGCATCCGCCGCATTCTGGAGCTGGAACGGGCGGTGGAGCGCCTGGAGCTGGAGAACCGCGCCCTGCGCCTGCGCCAGGCCGCCGTCGAGCGCTTCTTCGCTGCCGCTGCCGACGGCGAGGTGCAGGTCGTTAGCGGCCCGCCGCGCGCCGCCCGCACCCCCTCCACGCGGGTCTGA
- a CDS encoding nucleotide exchange factor GrpE: MSEHAEEPGGGEVDPALAEAVEAAFDDVDLDAAAAAPTAAAQAPADGEPEEAEPPTEEPSELEVAQASAAQAAEDLARARADLYNLQQEYQSFVRRSREGAQGHREAGQAAVVEALIPVLDEVALAREHGDLTGPFEAMAGKLESVLGDKFGLVRFGEVGEVFDPALHEALMAVESAEVEEPTVNLVLQPGYRLGERVVRAARVQVANPA; encoded by the coding sequence GTGAGCGAGCACGCCGAGGAACCCGGCGGCGGCGAGGTCGACCCCGCTCTTGCCGAGGCGGTGGAGGCAGCCTTCGACGACGTTGACCTGGACGCTGCCGCAGCCGCTCCCACTGCGGCCGCCCAGGCCCCGGCCGACGGCGAGCCAGAGGAGGCGGAGCCCCCCACTGAGGAGCCCAGCGAGCTGGAGGTGGCTCAGGCCTCAGCCGCCCAGGCGGCTGAGGACCTGGCCCGAGCTCGCGCCGACCTGTACAACCTCCAGCAGGAGTACCAGAGCTTCGTGCGGCGCTCCCGCGAAGGGGCCCAGGGACACCGTGAGGCTGGCCAGGCCGCCGTGGTCGAGGCTCTGATTCCGGTGCTGGACGAGGTTGCCCTGGCCCGGGAGCACGGGGACCTGACGGGGCCCTTCGAGGCTATGGCGGGAAAGCTGGAGTCCGTCCTGGGGGACAAGTTCGGCCTAGTGCGCTTTGGGGAGGTTGGGGAGGTCTTCGACCCGGCCCTGCACGAGGCGCTGATGGCCGTGGAGTCCGCTGAGGTGGAGGAGCCGACCGTCAACCTGGTCCTGCAGCCGGGCTACCGGCTGGGGGAGAGGGTCGTGCGGGCGGCCCGAGTCCAGGTGGCCAACCCCGCCTGA